A region from the Candidatus Reconcilbacillus cellulovorans genome encodes:
- a CDS encoding dehydrogenase: protein MKTLKAAILGAGFIGRAHLEAVRRLGFVEVVAIAQSSEARAKELAKQLHVPRAYGDYRDVLRDPDIDVIHNCTPNHLHYAINKAVLEHGKHLLSEKPLTMTSAEARDLWQTAKGKRLVAGVNFNYRQFPLVQQMRAMVRSGELGDVRIVRGEYLQDWLLYETDYNWRLEPQYGGSTRALGDIGSHLIDLAQYVSGKRIAEVFADMATVVPVRLKPRSGRLTFETGGADDAEPVKVDTEDYSSVLVRFDDGTRGVFTVSQVSPGRKNGLALYLDGSKAACGWEQEQPARLWIGRRDRANETLMRDPSLVGREVASFVHYPGGHEEGWADALKNMMLNFYRAVADGADAPPDSVASLEEGYRVMLVLDAVVRSAKEGRWVKVGEDVA from the coding sequence ATGAAAACGTTGAAAGCTGCGATTTTGGGCGCGGGTTTTATCGGACGGGCTCACCTCGAGGCCGTCCGCCGGCTCGGTTTCGTCGAAGTGGTCGCGATCGCCCAGAGCAGTGAGGCGCGGGCGAAGGAGCTGGCCAAGCAGCTGCATGTGCCGCGCGCGTATGGCGACTACCGCGACGTCCTGCGCGATCCAGACATCGACGTCATCCACAACTGCACGCCGAACCATCTGCATTACGCGATCAACAAAGCGGTGTTGGAACACGGCAAACATCTTTTGTCCGAGAAGCCGCTGACGATGACGAGCGCCGAGGCGCGCGATCTGTGGCAGACGGCGAAAGGCAAGCGGCTGGTCGCGGGCGTCAACTTCAACTACCGGCAGTTTCCGCTGGTGCAGCAGATGCGCGCCATGGTGCGCTCCGGCGAGCTGGGCGACGTGCGGATCGTGCGCGGCGAATATTTGCAGGACTGGCTGTTGTACGAGACCGATTACAACTGGCGGCTTGAACCGCAGTACGGCGGCTCGACGCGCGCGCTCGGCGACATCGGCTCGCACCTTATCGATCTCGCCCAGTATGTGTCGGGCAAGCGGATCGCGGAAGTGTTCGCCGACATGGCGACGGTCGTTCCCGTCCGGCTGAAGCCGAGAAGCGGGCGGTTGACGTTCGAGACCGGCGGGGCGGACGACGCCGAACCGGTAAAAGTGGACACGGAAGATTACAGTTCCGTGCTGGTCCGGTTCGACGACGGCACGCGCGGCGTGTTTACCGTATCGCAGGTGTCGCCGGGGCGCAAGAACGGCTTGGCGCTTTATCTGGACGGCTCGAAAGCGGCGTGCGGCTGGGAACAGGAACAGCCCGCGCGGCTTTGGATCGGCCGGCGCGACCGTGCGAACGAGACGCTGATGCGCGATCCGTCGCTCGTCGGCCGCGAGGTCGCTTCGTTCGTCCATTATCCCGGCGGACACGAGGAAGGGTGGGCCGACGCGCTGAAGAACATGATGCTGAATTTTTACCGCGCCGTCGCGGACGGGGCGGACGCGCCGCCGGATTCCGTCGCGTCGCTGGAAGAAGGGTACCGCGTCATGCTGGTGCTGGACGCGGTCGTGCGAAGCGCGAAGGAAGGCCGTTGGGTGAAGGTGGGGGAAGACGTGGCGTAA
- a CDS encoding protoporphyrinogen oxidase, translating to MAENGVRRVVVAGGGITGLSAAYYLKKAAAARGLPLELTLVEAENRLGGKIATMRLDGFVLERGPDSFLARKPAFAELVRDLGLGDRLVGIDPAASRTYVLIGGRLRAMPPGLSLGVPTRFLPFAFTPLLTPAGKLRAALDLVLPRRKNEDDEPLGRFLSRRLGRQALERIAEPLLSGIYAGDVERLSLEATFPQFREMERRYGSLIRGMRAARRTAQAARGDAEAAAFLTVRDGLETVVEALAEKLSVDRLLLGRRVEALFAADGLSHADQRMYRVRLDDGGEIDADGVLLALPNFAVARLVGAFCPSAGRLADTPYASVANVVLIYPPGVRAPFADGSGFLVPRREKRFITACTWTSVKWPHTAPPGRFAARCYVGRHGDEAWRELDDGELVRCVLGDLADIVGLRAEPERAVVTRWTEAMPQYAVGHARLVLEAKRQLAERLPGVWIAGAGLEGVGLPDCVRQGRQAAEQLADWLAGRPGVFSAEQSAEPTQNAPTFGKGETEDGVRASF from the coding sequence ATGGCGGAAAACGGCGTCCGTCGCGTCGTCGTCGCCGGCGGCGGCATCACCGGGCTGAGCGCGGCCTATTATTTGAAAAAAGCGGCCGCTGCTCGCGGTTTGCCGCTCGAATTGACGCTCGTGGAGGCGGAAAACCGGCTCGGCGGCAAAATCGCGACGATGCGACTCGACGGGTTCGTGCTCGAGCGCGGGCCCGACTCGTTTCTTGCACGCAAGCCGGCGTTCGCCGAACTGGTGCGCGACCTCGGCCTGGGCGATCGATTGGTCGGCATCGACCCGGCCGCTTCGAGGACTTACGTGTTGATCGGCGGGCGATTGCGGGCGATGCCTCCGGGGCTTTCGCTCGGCGTTCCGACGCGCTTTCTGCCGTTTGCGTTCACTCCGCTTCTGACGCCCGCCGGCAAGCTGCGGGCGGCGCTCGATCTCGTGCTGCCGAGGCGAAAGAATGAGGACGACGAGCCGCTTGGGCGGTTTTTGTCGCGACGGCTCGGCCGGCAGGCGCTCGAGCGGATCGCCGAGCCGCTTCTTTCCGGCATTTACGCGGGAGACGTCGAACGGCTCAGCTTGGAAGCGACGTTTCCGCAATTTCGCGAGATGGAGCGTCGGTACGGCAGTCTCATCCGCGGCATGCGTGCGGCGCGCCGAACGGCTCAGGCGGCGCGCGGAGACGCGGAAGCCGCCGCATTTCTCACCGTCCGAGACGGCCTGGAGACAGTCGTGGAAGCGCTGGCGGAAAAGCTTTCTGTCGACCGGTTGTTGCTCGGCCGGCGCGTCGAAGCGTTGTTTGCGGCGGACGGTCTTTCCCATGCGGATCAAAGGATGTATCGCGTCCGGTTGGACGACGGCGGGGAGATCGACGCCGACGGCGTCTTGCTCGCGCTGCCGAACTTCGCCGTCGCCCGACTCGTCGGCGCTTTTTGTCCGTCTGCCGGTCGGCTTGCGGACACGCCCTACGCGTCGGTCGCCAATGTGGTGTTGATCTACCCGCCGGGCGTCAGGGCGCCGTTTGCCGACGGGTCCGGGTTCCTCGTGCCGAGAAGGGAGAAGCGGTTTATTACCGCTTGCACGTGGACGTCGGTGAAATGGCCGCATACCGCGCCGCCGGGACGGTTCGCCGCGCGTTGTTACGTGGGACGCCACGGCGACGAGGCATGGCGCGAACTCGATGACGGCGAGCTGGTCCGGTGCGTTTTGGGCGATCTGGCGGACATTGTCGGCCTGCGCGCGGAACCGGAACGAGCTGTCGTCACGCGCTGGACGGAGGCGATGCCGCAATATGCCGTCGGTCACGCGCGACTTGTCCTGGAGGCGAAGCGGCAGCTGGCCGAACGCTTGCCCGGCGTTTGGATCGCCGGTGCGGGGCTGGAAGGCGTCGGTCTGCCGGATTGCGTGCGCCAGGGGCGGCAAGCGGCGGAGCAGTTGGCCGACTGGCTGGCCGGCCGTCCGGGGGTTTTTTCGGCGGAGCAGTCGGCTGAACCGACGCAGAATGCGCCGACGTTCGGGAAAGGAGAGACGGAAGATGGCGTCCGTGCTTCGTTTTGA
- a CDS encoding bifunctional folylpolyglutamate synthase/dihydrofolate synthase, producing MDGRSYRRVFSTVEEAVEWITSRQSLGMRPGLRRMQWLMERLDHPERRLRYIHVAGTNGKGSTCAFLTHVLRRAGYDVGTFTSPFLERYQNRIQYNLRDIEDDALVELAGRLKPLADELERTELGPPTMFELSTALAILYYATVVYPDYVVWETGLGGRLDSTNIVAPVATVITNIGRDHMDVLGDTIEQIAAEKAGIIKNGVPLVTAVAQPEAFAVIESVARERKAPVYRFGRDFTVDVRSSALNEQAFDFHGPYRTIPDVRISMNGAHQIANAAVALMTIEVLRQYFALVVEDEDLYAAMRETFWKGRLEMIEGPPRVLLDGAHNPEGAQALADALGSVYRYRRLNVMVGMMAAKDHAEFLRRIVPLADAVIATEPSFRNRLEAAALAERIRRAADETGKSLDVVTEPDWRVALEKLVRMTGPDDLAVVTGSLYLVSDARAALLRLPASEKGW from the coding sequence ATGGACGGGCGTTCGTACAGGCGAGTGTTTTCTACCGTCGAAGAAGCGGTCGAATGGATCACGTCGCGGCAATCGCTCGGCATGCGTCCGGGGCTCCGCCGGATGCAATGGCTGATGGAGCGGCTCGACCATCCGGAGCGGCGGCTGCGCTATATCCACGTCGCCGGGACGAACGGTAAAGGATCGACGTGCGCGTTTCTTACCCATGTGCTGCGGCGCGCGGGTTACGACGTCGGGACGTTCACGTCGCCTTTTCTCGAGCGCTACCAGAATCGGATTCAGTACAACTTGCGCGACATCGAGGACGACGCGCTCGTCGAGCTCGCCGGCCGGTTGAAGCCGCTGGCCGACGAGCTGGAGCGGACCGAACTCGGGCCGCCGACGATGTTCGAGTTGTCGACGGCTCTCGCGATTTTGTACTACGCCACCGTCGTTTATCCCGATTACGTCGTCTGGGAAACGGGACTCGGCGGGCGGCTCGATTCAACCAATATCGTCGCGCCGGTCGCGACGGTCATTACGAACATCGGCCGCGACCACATGGACGTGCTCGGCGACACGATCGAGCAAATCGCGGCGGAGAAAGCCGGCATCATCAAAAACGGCGTGCCGCTCGTCACCGCCGTCGCGCAGCCGGAGGCGTTCGCCGTGATCGAGTCCGTCGCGCGCGAACGGAAGGCGCCGGTGTACCGGTTCGGCCGCGATTTTACGGTTGACGTCCGGTCTTCGGCGCTAAACGAGCAAGCCTTCGATTTTCACGGTCCATACCGGACGATACCGGATGTGCGCATTTCGATGAACGGTGCGCATCAGATCGCGAACGCGGCGGTCGCGCTGATGACGATCGAGGTGCTCCGGCAATACTTCGCGCTTGTCGTCGAGGATGAAGACCTGTATGCGGCGATGCGGGAGACGTTTTGGAAGGGACGGCTGGAGATGATTGAAGGCCCGCCTCGCGTCCTCTTGGACGGCGCCCACAATCCGGAAGGCGCGCAGGCGCTGGCGGACGCGCTCGGGTCGGTGTACCGCTATCGGCGGCTGAACGTGATGGTCGGCATGATGGCGGCAAAAGATCACGCGGAGTTTCTCCGGCGAATCGTGCCGCTGGCGGACGCCGTGATCGCGACCGAGCCGTCTTTTCGCAACCGGCTGGAAGCCGCCGCGTTGGCCGAACGGATCCGTCGCGCGGCGGACGAGACGGGCAAGTCCCTGGACGTCGTGACGGAGCCAGACTGGCGAGTGGCGCTGGAAAAACTCGTCCGAATGACGGGTCCGGACGATTTGGCGGTCGTCACCGGTTCGCTGTATCTAGTGTCGGACGCGCGCGCGGCCCTTCTGCGGTTGCCGGCGTCCGAGAAAGGTTGGTAA
- a CDS encoding valine--tRNA ligase produces MANTSNADAPGTAMPAAYDPKSVEAKWYAYWLKGGYFQAGRKSGAKPYTIVIPPPNVTGSLHIGHALDFTLQDILIRFKRMQGYDALWLPGTDHAGIATQTKVEQMLREREGLSRYDLGRERFLERVWQWKEQSANTIREQWAKMGFSLDYSRERFTLDEGLSAAVREVFVRLYEKGLIYRGKRIINWDPVARTALSDIEVEYREVKGALYHLKYPLKDGDGFIVVATTRPETMLGDTAVAVHPDDERYRHLVGKTVVLPVVGREIPIIADEYVDKEFGSGAVKITPAHDPNDFEVGLRHNLPQVLVMDEAGRMNENAGPYQGLDRFECRKKLVEDLRAQGVLLRVEEHVHMVGHSDRSGAVVEPILSTQWFVRMKPLAERAIEAQRSGKGVRFVPERFEKIYMHWIENVKDWCISRQLWWGHRIPAWYCGDCGEITVARGEVRACSKCGSASVTQDEDVLDTWFSSALWPFSTLGWPDESGDMRRYYPTDVLVTGYDIIYFWVARMIFTALEFTGTIPFRDVLIHGLVRDAEGRKMSKSLGNGVDPLDVIERYGADAMRFMISTGITPGQDLRFRWERVEQARNFANKIWNAARFAIMNLGDFTLSDLSLGGGLGTADRWILHRLNETAREVTRLLDKYEFGEAGRLLYDFIWDDLCDWYIEFSKLPLYGDDEEAKRRARSVLVYTLDRALRLMHPFMPFLTEEIWQHLPHDGETIMLAEWPAYDPVFEAPDAVREMDLLKDVIRAVRNVRAEVGVSPGKPVALWIKPSDDWTRRTLEVHEAYLRKFCNTSELRIDPSVAAPDKAMTAVVTGAELYLPLSGLIDVGQEIERLEKELRRLEAEVERVERKLANEQFLAKAPQAVVEEERAKHRDYVEKRDKVLARLAALRK; encoded by the coding sequence ATGGCGAACACGTCGAACGCCGATGCTCCGGGCACCGCCATGCCGGCGGCTTACGATCCGAAGTCGGTCGAAGCGAAATGGTACGCATACTGGCTGAAAGGCGGCTACTTTCAAGCAGGGCGCAAAAGCGGCGCCAAGCCTTACACGATCGTGATTCCGCCGCCGAATGTAACCGGCAGCCTGCACATCGGACACGCACTCGATTTCACGCTGCAGGATATTTTGATCCGCTTCAAGCGGATGCAGGGATACGACGCCCTGTGGCTGCCCGGTACCGACCACGCCGGCATCGCGACGCAGACGAAAGTCGAGCAGATGTTGCGCGAGCGGGAGGGCCTGAGCCGTTACGACCTTGGTCGGGAGCGTTTTCTCGAGCGCGTCTGGCAGTGGAAGGAACAGTCGGCGAACACGATCCGCGAGCAATGGGCGAAAATGGGCTTTTCGCTCGACTATTCGCGCGAGCGCTTCACGCTGGACGAAGGCTTGTCCGCGGCGGTCCGCGAGGTGTTCGTCCGACTGTATGAAAAAGGGCTCATTTACCGCGGTAAGCGAATCATTAACTGGGACCCGGTTGCGCGCACGGCGCTGTCGGACATCGAGGTCGAATACCGCGAAGTCAAGGGCGCTCTCTACCATCTGAAATATCCGCTGAAAGACGGCGACGGGTTTATCGTCGTCGCGACGACGCGGCCGGAGACAATGCTCGGCGATACGGCGGTGGCGGTGCATCCCGACGACGAACGGTACCGACATCTGGTCGGCAAAACGGTCGTATTGCCCGTCGTCGGTCGCGAAATTCCCATTATCGCCGACGAGTACGTCGACAAGGAGTTCGGCAGCGGCGCGGTGAAAATTACGCCGGCGCACGATCCGAACGATTTCGAGGTCGGCCTGCGCCATAACCTGCCGCAGGTGCTCGTTATGGACGAAGCCGGCCGCATGAACGAAAACGCCGGGCCGTACCAAGGCCTCGACCGGTTCGAATGTCGAAAGAAACTGGTGGAAGATTTGCGGGCGCAAGGGGTGCTTCTTCGCGTCGAGGAGCACGTTCACATGGTCGGCCATAGCGACCGAAGCGGAGCGGTCGTAGAACCGATTTTGTCCACCCAGTGGTTCGTCCGCATGAAGCCGCTTGCGGAACGCGCCATCGAGGCGCAGCGGTCGGGCAAAGGCGTCCGGTTCGTGCCCGAGCGGTTTGAGAAAATCTATATGCACTGGATCGAAAACGTAAAAGACTGGTGTATTTCTCGACAACTCTGGTGGGGACATCGCATTCCGGCGTGGTATTGCGGCGATTGCGGCGAGATCACGGTCGCCCGCGGTGAGGTTCGGGCGTGTTCGAAGTGCGGAAGTGCCTCCGTAACGCAGGACGAGGACGTGCTCGACACGTGGTTCAGCTCCGCGCTCTGGCCGTTTTCGACGCTGGGATGGCCGGACGAAAGCGGCGACATGCGGCGGTATTATCCGACCGACGTGCTGGTGACCGGCTACGACATCATTTATTTCTGGGTAGCCCGTATGATTTTTACGGCTCTTGAATTCACCGGAACGATTCCGTTCCGGGACGTGCTGATCCACGGGCTCGTCCGCGACGCCGAGGGGCGGAAAATGTCGAAGTCGCTCGGCAACGGCGTCGACCCGCTCGACGTGATCGAGCGCTACGGCGCCGACGCGATGCGGTTCATGATTTCGACCGGCATCACGCCGGGGCAGGATTTGCGGTTCCGCTGGGAGCGGGTCGAACAGGCGCGCAATTTCGCCAACAAGATCTGGAACGCGGCACGGTTCGCGATCATGAACCTGGGCGACTTCACGCTGAGCGACCTTAGCTTGGGCGGCGGACTCGGCACGGCCGACCGCTGGATTTTGCACCGGCTCAACGAGACGGCGCGCGAGGTAACGCGCTTGCTCGACAAGTATGAGTTCGGCGAGGCGGGGCGGCTGCTTTACGATTTCATCTGGGACGATCTGTGTGACTGGTACATTGAGTTTTCCAAGCTGCCGCTGTACGGCGACGACGAGGAGGCGAAACGGCGCGCGCGTTCGGTGCTCGTCTACACACTCGACCGGGCGCTCCGCCTGATGCATCCGTTTATGCCGTTTTTGACGGAAGAAATCTGGCAACACCTTCCTCACGACGGCGAAACGATCATGCTGGCGGAATGGCCGGCGTATGATCCGGTGTTCGAGGCTCCCGACGCGGTTCGCGAGATGGACCTGCTGAAGGACGTCATCCGCGCCGTCCGCAACGTCCGCGCCGAAGTCGGCGTGTCGCCCGGAAAACCGGTGGCGCTTTGGATCAAGCCTTCCGACGACTGGACGAGGCGGACGCTCGAAGTGCACGAGGCGTATCTGCGCAAGTTCTGCAACACGTCGGAGCTGCGCATCGATCCGTCGGTTGCGGCGCCCGACAAGGCGATGACGGCGGTCGTGACGGGGGCCGAGCTTTATTTGCCGCTGTCCGGCCTGATCGACGTCGGCCAGGAGATCGAACGGCTCGAAAAAGAGCTGCGCCGGCTCGAAGCCGAAGTGGAGCGCGTCGAGCGAAAGCTGGCCAATGAACAGTTTCTCGCCAAGGCGCCGCAGGCGGTCGTCGAGGAAGAACGCGCCAAACACCGCGATTACGTCGAAAAGCGCGACAAGGTGCTCGCACGGCTGGCCGCGTTGCGAAAATGA
- a CDS encoding 3-hydroxybutyryl-CoA dehydrogenase, which translates to MGKRTIGVVGAGTMGSGIAQLAAERGFQVLLFDVDKSQLEKAFKRMESFLERNVQKGRMAETEKEMALARVQTTTELDRFQQADVIIEAVVEKMDVKKDVFARLDRIARPETLFATNTSSLSITELAEATTRQDRFAGMHFFNPAPVMKLVEVVRGLKTSDSTVEALMALARELGKEPIEVKKDSPGFIVNRVMIPQFIEAIRLVEEGVATPEDVDKAVRLGLNYPMGPFELQDFAGVDIGLYVMDYFYQEFRDDRFAAPLSLRRLVRAGRLGRKTGAGWYDYGTQDK; encoded by the coding sequence ATGGGCAAACGAACGATCGGCGTCGTCGGCGCCGGCACAATGGGCAGCGGCATCGCTCAGCTTGCGGCGGAACGCGGGTTTCAGGTGTTGCTGTTCGACGTGGACAAATCGCAGCTGGAGAAAGCGTTTAAGCGAATGGAATCGTTTCTGGAACGAAACGTGCAAAAAGGCCGAATGGCCGAAACCGAAAAGGAAATGGCGCTGGCCCGCGTTCAGACGACGACGGAACTGGATCGGTTCCAGCAGGCCGACGTCATCATCGAGGCAGTTGTAGAAAAAATGGACGTCAAAAAAGACGTGTTCGCCCGGCTAGACCGGATTGCGCGGCCGGAAACGCTGTTCGCAACGAATACGTCGTCGCTGTCGATTACGGAACTGGCGGAAGCGACGACCCGGCAGGACCGGTTCGCCGGTATGCATTTTTTCAATCCGGCTCCCGTGATGAAGCTGGTCGAGGTCGTACGAGGCCTTAAGACGAGCGACTCGACGGTCGAGGCGCTCATGGCGCTTGCGCGCGAGCTCGGCAAGGAACCGATCGAGGTGAAGAAAGATTCGCCGGGATTTATTGTCAACCGCGTCATGATTCCGCAGTTCATCGAAGCGATCCGGCTTGTCGAAGAAGGGGTGGCGACGCCGGAAGACGTCGACAAGGCGGTCCGGCTCGGTCTGAATTATCCGATGGGCCCGTTCGAGCTGCAGGATTTCGCGGGTGTGGACATCGGCCTGTACGTGATGGACTATTTCTACCAGGAATTCCGCGACGACCGGTTTGCGGCTCCGCTGTCGCTCAGGCGGCTCGTCCGCGCAGGACGGCTCGGCAGGAAAACCGGCGCCGGATGGTATGATTACGGGACACAAGACAAGTAA
- a CDS encoding glutamate-1-semialdehyde-2,1-aminomutase, producing the protein MRRRSGKERRKMASVLRFERSKRAYQEALGLMPGGVNSPVRAFRAVGGTPFFVERGEGAYLYDIDGNRFLDYVGSWGPLILGHAHPEVVAAIRETAGRGTSFGAPTELETEMAKRIRSFLPSIEMVRMVNSGTEAVMSAIRLARGFTGRSKIVKFEGCYHGHADSLLIRAGSGVATLGLPDSPGVPEDVARHTIAVPFNDLEAVREAFRRYGEQIAAVVVEPVPGNMGVVPPKPGFLQGLRDITRQYGSLLVFDEVMTGFRVAPGGAQGLYGVTPDLTALGKIIGGGLPVGAYGGRRDVMEMVAPSGPVYQAGTLSGNPVAMAAGCATLRLLEQPGIYEQLEGLSARLAEGLLAAARECGVPATVNRVGSMLTLFFTDGPVVDYASAKRADTSRFARFFAGMLERGVFLPPSQFEAMFVSLSHGEADIDATVEAARAALRGLNG; encoded by the coding sequence ATGCGCCGACGTTCGGGAAAGGAGAGACGGAAGATGGCGTCCGTGCTTCGTTTTGAACGTTCGAAACGCGCATACCAAGAAGCGCTCGGCCTGATGCCGGGCGGCGTCAACAGTCCCGTCCGCGCTTTCCGCGCGGTCGGGGGTACGCCGTTTTTCGTCGAGCGCGGAGAAGGCGCTTACCTTTACGATATCGACGGCAACCGTTTTCTCGATTACGTCGGCTCGTGGGGGCCGCTCATCCTCGGGCACGCGCATCCGGAAGTCGTCGCGGCGATCCGGGAGACGGCAGGACGCGGCACGAGTTTCGGCGCGCCGACCGAGCTGGAGACGGAGATGGCGAAGCGGATCCGCTCGTTTTTGCCGTCGATCGAGATGGTACGGATGGTCAATTCCGGCACGGAGGCGGTGATGAGCGCGATTCGTCTTGCGCGCGGCTTTACGGGCCGGTCGAAGATCGTCAAGTTCGAGGGCTGTTACCACGGTCACGCCGATTCGCTGCTCATTCGGGCGGGATCCGGCGTCGCGACGCTCGGACTGCCGGACAGCCCTGGCGTGCCGGAAGACGTCGCCCGGCACACGATCGCCGTCCCGTTCAACGATCTGGAGGCGGTGCGCGAGGCGTTCCGACGGTACGGCGAACAGATCGCCGCCGTCGTCGTCGAGCCGGTGCCCGGCAATATGGGCGTCGTGCCGCCGAAGCCGGGGTTCTTGCAGGGTTTGCGCGACATCACGCGGCAATACGGCAGCCTGCTCGTGTTCGACGAGGTGATGACCGGCTTCCGCGTCGCGCCGGGCGGTGCGCAGGGACTCTACGGCGTAACGCCGGATCTGACGGCGCTCGGCAAAATCATCGGCGGCGGCCTGCCGGTCGGCGCGTACGGCGGGCGGCGCGACGTCATGGAGATGGTGGCGCCGTCCGGACCGGTCTATCAGGCGGGCACGCTGTCCGGCAATCCGGTGGCGATGGCCGCCGGCTGTGCGACGTTGCGCCTATTGGAGCAGCCGGGCATATATGAGCAGCTCGAAGGGTTGTCGGCGCGGTTGGCTGAAGGTTTGCTCGCCGCCGCGCGCGAATGCGGCGTTCCGGCGACGGTCAACCGGGTCGGGTCGATGCTGACGCTCTTTTTCACGGATGGGCCAGTCGTCGACTACGCGTCGGCGAAGCGGGCGGATACGTCGCGTTTTGCCCGGTTTTTCGCGGGCATGCTCGAACGCGGCGTGTTTTTGCCGCCGTCGCAGTTTGAGGCGATGTTCGTGTCGCTTTCGCACGGCGAAGCGGACATCGATGCGACGGTCGAGGCTGCGCGCGCGGCGTTGCGCGGGCTGAACGGCTGA
- a CDS encoding ferrochelatase, with translation MTAQPQADEGVRAAAANAVGVLVMSYGTPESMDGIEAYYTHIRRGRPPSREQLEELTARYAAIGGVFPLREHTNRQAQGLLDTLARMRPKMSFVGFQGLKHARPFIEDGVRAAAERGLARLVGVVLAPHYSAMSVGEYVARARREAEVRGIRASFVEQYHLHPKLVRAFAERVRRALERHFAGVPRERVRVVFTAHSLPERILAEGDPYPHQVEETARAVAEASGVANWEVGWQSAGRTPEPWLGPDILDILARIRAEGGEAVLVCPVGFVSDHLEVLYDLDIEAKRRAEELGIRFARTESLNDDPLYLETLAESILSVLEEAP, from the coding sequence ATGACGGCGCAACCGCAGGCGGACGAAGGCGTTCGTGCCGCGGCCGCGAACGCCGTCGGCGTGCTCGTCATGTCGTACGGTACGCCGGAAAGCATGGACGGCATTGAGGCGTATTATACCCACATCCGGCGCGGAAGGCCGCCGTCGCGCGAGCAGTTGGAAGAATTGACGGCGCGCTATGCGGCGATCGGCGGCGTCTTTCCGTTGCGGGAGCATACGAATCGGCAGGCGCAAGGGTTACTCGATACGCTTGCGCGGATGCGGCCGAAGATGTCGTTCGTCGGTTTTCAGGGGCTCAAGCATGCCCGCCCGTTCATCGAAGACGGCGTGCGTGCCGCGGCGGAACGCGGGCTTGCTCGGCTCGTCGGCGTGGTACTGGCGCCGCACTATTCCGCGATGAGCGTCGGCGAATACGTTGCGCGGGCGCGCCGGGAGGCGGAAGTGCGCGGCATCCGGGCGTCTTTCGTCGAGCAATATCATTTACATCCGAAGCTCGTCCGCGCTTTCGCCGAACGAGTGCGACGCGCCCTGGAGCGACATTTCGCCGGCGTGCCGCGCGAGCGAGTCCGCGTCGTGTTTACCGCGCACAGTTTGCCTGAGCGCATTTTGGCGGAAGGCGACCCGTATCCGCACCAGGTGGAAGAGACGGCGCGCGCGGTCGCGGAGGCGTCGGGCGTCGCGAATTGGGAAGTCGGCTGGCAAAGCGCCGGGCGGACGCCGGAGCCGTGGCTCGGGCCGGACATTCTCGACATTCTCGCCCGCATCCGCGCCGAAGGCGGCGAGGCGGTACTCGTCTGCCCGGTCGGGTTCGTCTCCGACCATCTCGAAGTGCTGTACGATCTCGACATCGAGGCGAAACGTCGGGCAGAAGAGCTCGGCATCCGTTTTGCGCGCACCGAATCGCTGAACGACGATCCGCTCTATCTGGAGACGCTGGCCGAATCCATCTTGTCGGTGTTAGAGGAGGCGCCGTGA